Proteins from a genomic interval of Stenotrophomonas sp. 24(2023):
- a CDS encoding class I SAM-dependent methyltransferase, which yields MPDIDLDLDVLYQHRFPEEELANKNRIWKVLCTGYLNRYVAPSDTVVDIGAGYCEFINNIPAANKIAVDLNPDIRRFAHDDVHIINESCTAVSSIPSESVDAVFMSNFLEHLPSKDLVLQTLRESARMLKPGGRAIILQPNIRFLYDEYWDYFDHHTALSDRSLVEGVLMAGLEPRVVIPRFLPYTTKSRLPQAPWLVSLYLRIPLAWRVLGKQALVVAYKPG from the coding sequence ATGCCCGATATTGATCTCGATCTAGATGTTCTCTACCAGCACCGGTTCCCGGAAGAGGAACTGGCCAACAAGAACCGGATCTGGAAAGTACTGTGCACCGGCTACCTGAATCGTTATGTCGCGCCCAGCGACACCGTTGTCGACATCGGGGCCGGCTACTGCGAGTTCATCAACAACATCCCCGCGGCGAACAAGATCGCCGTGGACCTCAATCCGGATATCCGCCGGTTCGCCCACGATGACGTCCACATCATCAATGAATCGTGCACGGCCGTCAGTTCGATCCCCAGCGAGAGCGTGGACGCGGTGTTCATGAGCAATTTCCTGGAGCACCTGCCCAGCAAGGACCTGGTGCTGCAGACGCTCCGCGAAAGCGCGCGCATGCTCAAGCCGGGGGGACGCGCCATCATCCTGCAGCCGAACATCCGCTTCCTGTATGACGAGTACTGGGATTACTTCGACCACCACACCGCGCTCAGTGACCGCAGCCTGGTGGAAGGGGTGCTGATGGCCGGGCTGGAGCCCCGGGTGGTGATTCCGCGCTTCCTGCCCTACACCACCAAGAGCAGGTTGCCGCAGGCACCCTGGCTGGTATCGCTGTACCTGCGCATCCCGCTGGCCTGGCGTGTGCTGGGCAAGCAGGCACTGGTCGTGGCCTACAAGCCCGGCTGA
- a CDS encoding NAD(P)/FAD-dependent oxidoreductase, whose amino-acid sequence MSKFAIIGSGPMGLMAALELLKQGRQVDVYERDDRIGGMSADFDFDGLRIERYYHFICKTDYPLFALLEEMQLSDRLHWTDTKMGYYYQGKLHKWGTPFALLGFPHLGLVDKVRYALHVMHTKGIQDWTALDKENARDWITRWIGPKAYKVMWEKAFALKFFEYQNDLSASWIGTRIKRVALSRRNLFNESMGYLEGGSAVLLEKMAAEVTRRGGRILLSRPIEEVTAVDGKVTGIRTADGHQDYDVVVSTAPIQYVPKMVPALPDAFAQQVGAIENIPVACVILKLSQPVSENFWMNISDDRITIPGLIEYSNLNPGKGPGEHIVYAPYYMPKTHPKWQWSNQQLIEEVISYLPMINPAFKPEWIRATHCHRYEFAQTICPPGFQDRLPPMRTPLQGFFMADTAYYYPEDRSINESIAVGSTLAKAALQGTASP is encoded by the coding sequence ATGAGCAAATTCGCCATCATCGGCAGCGGCCCCATGGGGCTCATGGCAGCGCTCGAGCTGCTCAAGCAGGGCCGCCAGGTCGATGTCTACGAACGCGACGACCGCATCGGCGGCATGTCCGCGGACTTTGACTTCGATGGCCTGCGCATCGAACGCTACTACCACTTCATCTGCAAGACCGACTACCCCCTGTTCGCGCTGCTGGAGGAGATGCAGCTGTCCGACCGCCTGCACTGGACGGACACGAAGATGGGGTACTACTACCAGGGCAAGCTGCACAAGTGGGGCACGCCGTTCGCGCTGCTGGGCTTCCCGCACCTTGGCCTGGTCGACAAGGTCCGCTACGCCCTGCACGTGATGCACACCAAGGGCATCCAGGACTGGACCGCGCTGGACAAGGAAAACGCGCGTGACTGGATCACGCGCTGGATCGGCCCGAAGGCCTACAAGGTCATGTGGGAGAAAGCCTTCGCCCTGAAGTTCTTCGAATACCAGAACGACCTGTCGGCGTCGTGGATCGGTACCCGCATCAAGCGCGTGGCGCTGTCGCGCCGCAACCTGTTCAACGAAAGCATGGGTTACCTGGAAGGGGGCTCGGCCGTGCTGCTGGAGAAAATGGCAGCCGAGGTGACCCGCCGCGGTGGGCGGATCCTGCTGTCACGGCCGATCGAGGAAGTCACCGCCGTGGACGGGAAAGTCACCGGCATCCGCACGGCCGATGGGCACCAGGACTATGACGTGGTGGTTTCCACGGCGCCGATCCAGTACGTGCCGAAGATGGTTCCCGCGCTGCCCGATGCCTTCGCGCAGCAGGTCGGTGCCATCGAGAACATTCCCGTGGCATGCGTGATCCTGAAGCTGTCGCAGCCGGTCAGCGAGAACTTCTGGATGAACATCAGCGATGACCGCATCACCATTCCCGGCCTGATCGAATACAGCAACCTCAACCCCGGCAAGGGCCCCGGCGAGCACATCGTGTATGCCCCGTACTACATGCCCAAGACCCACCCCAAGTGGCAATGGAGCAACCAGCAGCTGATCGAGGAAGTCATCAGCTACCTGCCGATGATCAACCCGGCGTTCAAGCCGGAGTGGATCCGGGCCACGCACTGCCATCGCTACGAGTTCGCCCAGACCATCTGCCCGCCCGGCTTCCAGGACAGGCTGCCGCCCATGAGGACGCCGCTGCAAGGCTTCTTCATGGCCGACACCGCCTATTACTACCCGGAAGACCGCTCGATCAACGAAAGCATCGCCGTCGGCAGCACCCTGGCCAAGGCGGCACTGCAGGGGACGGCCAGCCCGTGA
- a CDS encoding NAD-dependent epimerase/dehydratase family protein, with protein sequence MAQKHEKIVLTGAAGLVGQNLIVEMKQQGYTHLVAIDKHAHNLQMLRDLHPDVQTVLADLAEPGDWAEAFEGARLVVQLHAQITGKTTDLFVRNNLTATQHVLAACKAAAVPFMVHISSSVVNSVAKDDYTDTKREQEAMVAASGQPHCVLRPTLMFGWFDPKHLGWLSRFMARTPVFPIPGDGRFMRQPLYERDFCRCIARCIDTEPQGQVFDIVGDTRVDYIDIIRTIKRVKKLRTLIVHIPIGFFAFLLRTFALFSKKPPFTADQLKALSAGDDFKGIDTQAVFGVTQTPFEDAIRESYTDPRYSHIVLQR encoded by the coding sequence ATGGCACAGAAGCATGAAAAAATCGTCCTGACCGGGGCTGCAGGCCTGGTGGGGCAGAACCTGATCGTCGAGATGAAGCAACAGGGCTATACGCACCTGGTCGCCATCGACAAGCACGCGCACAACCTCCAGATGCTGCGTGACCTTCATCCCGATGTGCAGACGGTGCTGGCGGACCTGGCCGAACCCGGTGACTGGGCCGAGGCCTTCGAGGGCGCCCGCCTGGTCGTACAGCTGCATGCGCAGATCACCGGCAAGACCACCGACCTGTTCGTGCGCAACAACCTCACCGCGACGCAGCACGTGCTGGCAGCCTGCAAGGCAGCCGCCGTGCCCTTCATGGTCCACATCAGCTCTTCGGTGGTGAACTCGGTGGCCAAGGATGACTACACCGACACCAAGCGCGAGCAGGAAGCCATGGTGGCCGCCAGCGGCCAACCCCACTGCGTGCTGCGGCCGACGCTGATGTTCGGCTGGTTCGACCCCAAGCACCTGGGCTGGCTGTCGCGCTTCATGGCACGCACGCCGGTGTTCCCGATCCCCGGTGATGGCCGGTTCATGCGGCAGCCGTTGTACGAACGTGACTTCTGCCGGTGCATCGCCCGATGCATCGACACCGAGCCGCAGGGCCAGGTCTTTGACATCGTCGGCGACACCCGCGTGGATTACATCGACATCATCCGCACGATCAAGCGCGTGAAGAAGCTGCGCACCCTGATCGTGCACATCCCGATCGGCTTCTTCGCATTCCTGCTGCGTACGTTCGCCCTCTTCAGCAAGAAACCCCCCTTCACCGCCGACCAGCTCAAGGCGCTCAGCGCCGGTGATGACTTCAAGGGCATCGATACCCAGGCCGTGTTCGGCGTGACGCAGACGCCATTCGAGGACGCCATCCGGGAAAGCTATACCGATCCGCGCTACAGCCACATCGTGCTGCAGCGCTGA
- a CDS encoding GtrA family protein yields the protein MSTAASSRQFVLFLAAGGLAAAVNFGSRIVLGHWMGYVPSIVIAYLLGMITAFTLNKLFVFGQASNRVHHQIMWFVAVNLAAVVQTIAISLLFAHWLLPLLGVDFHNETIAHAIGVAVPVFTSYIGHKRLSFRA from the coding sequence GTGAGCACCGCTGCGTCTTCGCGCCAGTTCGTGCTGTTCCTGGCGGCAGGCGGCCTTGCCGCCGCCGTCAACTTCGGCTCGCGTATCGTGCTGGGCCATTGGATGGGCTATGTCCCGTCCATCGTCATCGCCTACCTCCTGGGCATGATCACCGCGTTCACGCTCAACAAGCTGTTCGTGTTCGGGCAGGCCAGCAACCGCGTCCACCACCAGATCATGTGGTTCGTGGCGGTCAACCTGGCCGCCGTGGTGCAGACCATCGCGATCAGCCTGCTGTTCGCGCACTGGCTGCTGCCACTGCTGGGCGTGGATTTCCACAATGAGACCATCGCCCATGCCATCGGCGTGGCGGTTCCGGTGTTCACCAGCTACATCGGGCACAAGCGCCTGTCATTCCGGGCATGA